In a single window of the Mycobacterium bourgelatii genome:
- a CDS encoding SDR family NAD(P)-dependent oxidoreductase has product MQGKIALVTGASSGLGAETARLFSQRGATVFGIARDADRLAEVFADVDGGAYVSVDVKSSGACRAAVATCVERFGGLDVLVNIAGRHQMRRTESMNDEDWEEDLAVNLSGPFYLCRAALPHLLARGGNIVNVASIAGVEGQAYSAGYCSAKHGLIGLTRALAVEYTADRLRVNAICPGGMLTPQIENFSAPENPNYDLIMRSAAPRGMMRPHDVANVIAFLAGDEAAAIHGAVYRVDNGKGAG; this is encoded by the coding sequence TTGCAGGGCAAGATCGCGTTGGTCACCGGCGCTTCGTCGGGCTTGGGCGCGGAAACCGCCCGCTTGTTTTCTCAAAGGGGCGCAACCGTTTTCGGAATAGCACGAGACGCCGATCGGCTGGCCGAGGTCTTCGCGGACGTCGACGGCGGTGCATACGTCTCGGTCGACGTGAAGTCCTCGGGGGCCTGCCGCGCCGCCGTCGCGACGTGTGTCGAACGGTTCGGCGGACTCGATGTGCTGGTCAATATCGCTGGGCGGCACCAGATGCGCCGGACCGAGTCGATGAACGACGAGGACTGGGAGGAAGACCTGGCGGTCAACCTGAGCGGACCGTTCTATCTGTGCCGAGCCGCGCTGCCGCATCTGCTGGCCCGCGGCGGCAACATCGTCAACGTCGCCTCCATCGCCGGTGTGGAGGGCCAGGCGTATTCGGCCGGCTACTGTTCCGCCAAACACGGGCTGATCGGGCTGACCCGGGCCTTGGCCGTTGAATACACCGCAGATCGGTTGCGCGTCAACGCAATATGTCCCGGGGGCATGCTGACGCCACAGATCGAGAATTTCAGCGCCCCGGAGAACCCGAACTACGACCTGATCATGCGCTCGGCCGCACCGCGCGGCATGATGCGGCCCCACGACGTCGCCAATGTCATCGCGTTTCTGGCCGGCGACGAAGCCGCGGCGATACATGGCGCCGTGTACCGGGTCGACAACGGCAAAGGTGCGGGCTGA
- a CDS encoding LppU/SCO3897 family protein has product MSDDDENVPASSAVPPGNYPLPPQYTPPPQYAPPPPAPAPKKSAVGKKVLAALAVIVLAVAVKVGARLVLNKPSHHGSHSHGFDYAVGTCLNLSKTGIVVTPDEVKVEPCSSPTALSKVAKKYTGTKNCPNANYGTLEGGGSGLCLEDNLTVSSCYTQDLVSHMFKATECKPSVLSTEPTFRVALRQDGVDDPSLCSEEQQTVDFPEPPLTYCMDVLVADE; this is encoded by the coding sequence ATGTCTGACGACGACGAGAACGTCCCCGCATCGTCGGCGGTTCCGCCGGGAAATTACCCGCTGCCTCCGCAATACACGCCACCTCCGCAATACGCCCCTCCCCCGCCGGCACCGGCGCCCAAGAAGAGCGCGGTGGGCAAGAAAGTCCTTGCGGCGCTAGCCGTGATCGTGCTGGCGGTTGCGGTGAAGGTGGGCGCGCGTCTGGTGCTGAACAAGCCCAGCCACCACGGGTCGCACAGCCACGGCTTCGACTACGCCGTCGGCACCTGCCTGAATCTCTCCAAGACCGGCATCGTCGTCACGCCCGACGAAGTGAAGGTCGAACCGTGCTCGTCACCGACCGCGCTGTCGAAAGTCGCGAAGAAGTACACCGGCACCAAGAACTGCCCCAACGCCAACTACGGGACCCTGGAAGGTGGCGGCAGCGGTCTCTGCTTGGAGGACAACCTGACCGTCAGCAGCTGCTACACCCAGGACCTCGTCTCGCATATGTTCAAGGCGACCGAATGCAAACCCTCGGTTCTGAGCACCGAACCGACCTTCAGGGTCGCACTCCGGCAAGACGGCGTCGACGACCCCAGTCTGTGCAGCGAGGAGCAACAGACGGTCGACTTCCCCGAACCGCCCCTTACCTATTGCATGGACGTTCTCGTCGCCGACGAGTAG
- a CDS encoding TetR/AcrR family transcriptional regulator: MRRRHGAELDAAIKDAVLRLVGEHGAAGVTMEAVASAAGTSKAVLYRRWPDGRALLRDTLLGIAVGAIPHEDTGSYREDMLAILRGWADLFTGPQAAAIRAVIATAAHDYELAESFRTEVIGWRKKEMSELLARGIARGDVRPDVPIEIARELGQSVLWHRLLVTGDPIDDELCVKLVDEVLVPFVRPRPVG; the protein is encoded by the coding sequence ATGCGGCGGCGGCATGGTGCGGAATTAGATGCGGCGATCAAGGATGCGGTACTGCGTCTCGTGGGCGAGCACGGCGCCGCCGGCGTCACGATGGAGGCCGTCGCCAGTGCCGCGGGCACCAGCAAGGCGGTGTTGTATCGGAGGTGGCCCGACGGTCGGGCGCTACTTCGCGACACCTTGTTGGGCATCGCCGTCGGGGCGATTCCGCACGAGGACACCGGCAGTTATCGCGAGGATATGCTGGCGATCCTGCGCGGTTGGGCGGACTTGTTCACCGGCCCGCAAGCCGCTGCCATCCGTGCCGTAATCGCAACGGCCGCACACGATTACGAGCTCGCCGAGTCTTTCCGTACCGAGGTCATCGGCTGGCGCAAGAAGGAGATGTCAGAGTTGCTCGCTCGGGGAATCGCCCGCGGCGATGTGCGTCCGGACGTACCCATCGAGATCGCTCGCGAGTTGGGGCAGAGCGTGCTCTGGCACCGCCTGCTGGTGACGGGCGACCCGATTGACGACGAGCTGTGCGTGAAGCTCGTCGACGAGGTGCTGGTGCCTTTCGTCAGGCCGCGTCCGGTCGGTTGA
- a CDS encoding WhiB family transcriptional regulator, whose amino-acid sequence MGTRRAARSANLLAVQDSAPTGDEPGRIAWVSQALCRETDPDELFVRGAAQHQAAAICRHCPVMQECAADALDNRVEFGVWGGMTERQRRQLLKRHPEVISWTDYFRHQQLRRPG is encoded by the coding sequence GTGGGAACCCGCCGGGCCGCCAGAAGCGCCAACCTGCTCGCCGTCCAGGACTCGGCGCCCACTGGTGACGAGCCGGGACGCATTGCCTGGGTGTCTCAAGCCCTCTGCCGCGAAACGGATCCCGACGAACTCTTCGTACGGGGCGCCGCGCAACACCAAGCGGCGGCGATCTGTCGGCACTGCCCGGTGATGCAGGAGTGCGCAGCAGACGCCCTGGACAACCGGGTTGAGTTCGGTGTCTGGGGCGGGATGACCGAGCGCCAGCGCCGGCAACTGCTCAAGCGACATCCCGAGGTCATTTCCTGGACGGATTACTTCCGGCACCAGCAACTCCGGCGGCCGGGTTAG
- a CDS encoding FAD-dependent oxidoreductase, which yields MAREISRQTFLRGAAGAIAAGAVFGSGRLGSVLATADPNPVGLETLSAALSRPVLLPGSPEFGAAKQVFNTNYNDSTPTAIVTPTSSADVQKAMAFAAAHNLKVAPRSGGHSYVGASTANGALVFDLRQLTGDINYDAATGHVTVTPATTLYALHQTLAGVGRGIPTGTCPTVGAGGHALGGGLGAHSRHAGLLSDALVSAQVVLPGGQAVTASSASQPDLFWALRGGGGGNFGVTTSLTFATFPTTEYDVVNLNYPQQSFAQVLVGWQNWLRTADRNSWALADSTTDAMGSHCRIMATCPAGSGNSVASAIVAAVGSQPSGTEQHTFNYLDLVNYLAVGNLNPSPLSYVGGSDVFTTITPAAAQGIAAAVDAFPRGAGRMLAIMHALDGAMATVAPGATAFPWRTQSALVQWYIEPAGSPAAATNWLNAAHKAVQPYSVGGYVNYLEAGQPAARYFGSNLPRLAAVRQKYDPGRIMFSSLNF from the coding sequence TTGGCGCGTGAGATTTCACGCCAGACGTTTCTGCGGGGCGCCGCTGGAGCGATAGCCGCCGGCGCCGTCTTCGGGTCGGGCCGACTCGGCTCGGTGCTGGCCACCGCCGATCCGAACCCCGTCGGGTTGGAAACCCTTTCCGCCGCACTCAGTAGGCCGGTGTTGTTACCCGGTAGTCCCGAATTCGGCGCTGCCAAACAAGTTTTCAATACCAACTACAACGACTCGACTCCGACAGCGATCGTCACCCCGACATCGTCGGCGGACGTACAGAAAGCGATGGCGTTCGCCGCCGCGCACAACCTCAAAGTCGCTCCGCGTAGCGGTGGGCACTCTTACGTAGGTGCGTCCACGGCCAACGGCGCCTTGGTCTTCGACCTCCGCCAGCTGACGGGCGATATCAACTACGACGCGGCCACCGGACACGTCACCGTGACGCCGGCGACCACCTTGTATGCGTTGCACCAGACGTTGGCCGGGGTGGGCCGCGGCATCCCAACCGGGACCTGCCCGACCGTCGGTGCCGGCGGGCATGCACTGGGCGGCGGCCTGGGTGCGCACTCCCGGCATGCGGGCCTGTTGAGCGACGCACTGGTGTCGGCGCAGGTGGTGCTGCCCGGCGGCCAAGCGGTGACTGCGTCGTCCGCCAGCCAACCCGACCTGTTCTGGGCGCTACGCGGCGGCGGTGGCGGCAACTTCGGGGTGACGACCTCGTTGACCTTTGCCACCTTTCCCACCACCGAGTACGACGTCGTCAACCTCAACTACCCGCAGCAGTCGTTTGCGCAGGTTCTCGTCGGTTGGCAGAACTGGCTGCGCACCGCGGACCGCAACAGTTGGGCGCTGGCCGACAGCACAACCGACGCGATGGGCTCGCACTGCCGCATCATGGCGACCTGCCCCGCCGGATCCGGCAACAGCGTGGCGAGTGCCATCGTCGCGGCCGTTGGCAGTCAGCCGTCCGGCACCGAACAACACACCTTCAACTACTTGGACTTGGTGAACTATCTGGCGGTCGGGAATCTCAATCCGTCGCCGCTCAGCTATGTCGGCGGGTCCGATGTGTTCACGACGATCACGCCGGCCGCCGCTCAAGGGATCGCCGCGGCCGTCGACGCCTTCCCGCGCGGGGCCGGTCGGATGTTGGCGATCATGCATGCGCTTGACGGCGCAATGGCCACGGTGGCACCGGGAGCCACGGCGTTTCCGTGGCGGACGCAGTCCGCGCTGGTGCAGTGGTACATCGAACCGGCCGGCTCTCCGGCCGCAGCCACCAACTGGCTCAACGCGGCACACAAAGCGGTGCAACCATATTCGGTCGGCGGCTATGTGAACTACCTGGAAGCCGGTCAGCCGGCCGCACGCTACTTCGGCTCCAATCTCCCCCGGCTGGCGGCTGTCCGGCAGAAGTATGATCCGGGCCGAATCATGTTCTCCAGCTTGAATTTCTAA
- a CDS encoding AAA family ATPase, whose translation MTLTNDELADLTAGLTGGDDAHRQPITDIGAWLDGLDYGVRPALRALGELLVGVAERESAETADRFTARCLGVPDCGHLVDEERQLNPVSRLTVALALAEWMDEHALDCEIGPGEDSYPPKWTQTEVGGERYRHPLCLRVHFPAGTLLDDSGCVINLEARDTVMCSPEVSAFVTPDNQALARCVLDRLAERANELNPYRGRAVRATYAHGLNLTVIDLPSTVTRDTVIVPDEVWTEVDLGVTAVRDRHDILNAHGLGVRRGVLLCGPPGTGKSAVSAVVAREVLGEFTVIYVEAKAGAHLLTVVVEEAQRLGGPVLIVLEDVDLWCQDRAAGESGLSELLQAMDVKAEARILTLASTNDAATLDKAAIRTGRFDSVVEVGYPSRADAARILATLIDHIPGGESVDTAAVVAALPERTSGSDIREVVRRAVLAGDGGALSTATLLAEVGSGRYRAAVPSGMYL comes from the coding sequence ATGACCCTGACCAACGACGAACTCGCCGATTTGACCGCCGGACTCACCGGCGGCGATGACGCGCACCGCCAGCCGATCACTGACATCGGCGCCTGGCTTGACGGCCTGGACTACGGTGTACGTCCGGCGCTGCGCGCCCTCGGCGAGTTGTTGGTGGGTGTCGCCGAGCGTGAAAGTGCCGAAACCGCCGATCGATTCACGGCCCGCTGCCTCGGCGTGCCGGACTGCGGTCACCTGGTTGATGAGGAACGTCAACTCAATCCGGTGTCTCGCCTGACCGTGGCACTGGCCTTGGCCGAGTGGATGGACGAGCACGCGCTCGACTGCGAGATCGGCCCGGGCGAAGATTCGTACCCGCCGAAGTGGACGCAGACCGAGGTCGGCGGCGAGCGTTACCGGCACCCGTTGTGCTTGCGCGTGCACTTCCCGGCCGGGACGCTGCTGGACGACTCGGGATGTGTCATCAACCTTGAGGCCCGCGACACGGTCATGTGCTCGCCCGAGGTTTCGGCCTTCGTAACGCCGGACAACCAGGCCCTCGCTCGTTGTGTGCTGGACCGGCTCGCCGAGCGAGCCAACGAGCTGAACCCGTACCGGGGGCGGGCGGTGCGTGCCACCTACGCGCACGGGCTGAACTTGACCGTCATCGACCTGCCGTCGACGGTGACCCGAGACACCGTCATCGTGCCCGACGAGGTGTGGACCGAGGTCGACCTCGGCGTCACCGCCGTGCGCGACCGCCACGACATCCTCAACGCACATGGCCTTGGCGTCCGCCGCGGCGTACTGCTGTGCGGCCCGCCGGGCACGGGCAAGTCCGCGGTGAGTGCGGTCGTCGCCCGAGAGGTCTTGGGAGAGTTCACCGTCATCTACGTCGAAGCCAAGGCTGGGGCTCACCTGCTGACGGTCGTCGTGGAAGAGGCGCAGCGCCTGGGCGGTCCGGTGCTGATCGTGCTGGAGGACGTCGACCTGTGGTGTCAGGACCGCGCCGCGGGCGAGAGCGGACTGTCGGAGCTGTTGCAGGCCATGGACGTCAAGGCGGAAGCCCGCATCCTGACGCTGGCGTCTACCAACGACGCCGCGACCCTGGACAAGGCGGCCATCCGGACGGGCCGGTTCGACTCGGTCGTCGAGGTTGGCTACCCCAGCCGCGCCGACGCCGCGCGCATTCTCGCGACACTGATCGACCACATCCCCGGTGGCGAAAGCGTCGACACGGCTGCAGTGGTAGCGGCGCTGCCGGAACGAACCAGCGGCAGCGACATTCGTGAAGTCGTTCGCCGAGCCGTGCTGGCAGGCGACGGTGGCGCGCTCAGCACGGCGACGCTGCTGGCCGAAGTGGGGAGCGGGCGGTACCGCGCGGCGGTTCCGTCGGGTATGTACCTCTGA
- a CDS encoding SDR family NAD(P)-dependent oxidoreductase, whose protein sequence is MEFRKLDPRSKNVLITGASTGLGRAAALHLRSLGFRVFAGVRSESSAAELSQVPVADPLIGEIIPLLLDVTEAASIDRAGTVVKGACGDTGLWALVNNAGIAVCAPLECVPPEVLRLQLETNFVGALAVIQRFLPLFADVGRADRQRKLRPWQCGAAVSRCVRSRSIRQGGHERCAAP, encoded by the coding sequence GTGGAATTCAGGAAGCTAGATCCGCGGTCGAAGAACGTACTGATCACCGGCGCATCGACCGGACTCGGCAGAGCCGCCGCCCTACACCTCCGCAGCCTCGGCTTTCGGGTTTTCGCCGGCGTGCGTAGCGAATCCAGCGCCGCCGAGCTTTCCCAAGTGCCAGTTGCGGATCCGTTGATCGGCGAGATCATCCCCCTGCTGCTCGACGTTACCGAAGCGGCGTCGATCGACCGAGCCGGCACCGTGGTGAAAGGAGCGTGTGGCGACACCGGGCTCTGGGCATTGGTGAACAACGCGGGCATTGCAGTATGCGCGCCCCTGGAATGCGTTCCGCCGGAGGTTTTGCGGCTGCAATTGGAAACAAACTTTGTTGGGGCCCTTGCGGTTATCCAGCGGTTCTTGCCGCTGTTTGCGGACGTCGGGCGGGCGGATCGTCAACGTAAGCTCCGGCCTTGGCAATGTGGCGCCGCCGTATCTCGGTGCGTACGCAGCCGCTCAATTCGGCAAGGAGGGCATGAGCGATGCGCTGCGCCGTGA
- a CDS encoding SDR family NAD(P)-dependent oxidoreductase: MVNVSSGLGNVAPPYLGAYAAAQFGKEGMSDALRRELRPQGVSVSVIQPVTVATPIWGKLRDSANSIVAATPTEIVEVYRRRFTAFLTANESRAYASKATAAEYADAVAHAVTARHPRIRYRVGAESWSSTVARRLMPDRLLDSVIEARTNRLIRAGSTQVAGRATGAVTPLTAGTPGG; the protein is encoded by the coding sequence ATCGTCAACGTAAGCTCCGGCCTTGGCAATGTGGCGCCGCCGTATCTCGGTGCGTACGCAGCCGCTCAATTCGGCAAGGAGGGCATGAGCGATGCGCTGCGCCGTGAATTGCGGCCACAGGGGGTCAGCGTCTCGGTGATACAACCCGTCACCGTGGCCACCCCGATCTGGGGCAAGCTGCGGGACAGCGCGAACTCGATTGTCGCCGCAACGCCTACCGAGATTGTCGAGGTCTACCGACGTCGATTCACCGCATTTCTGACCGCCAACGAGAGTCGCGCCTACGCGTCCAAGGCGACGGCCGCGGAATACGCCGATGCCGTCGCCCATGCGGTCACGGCCAGGCATCCCAGGATCCGCTACCGCGTCGGCGCGGAGTCGTGGAGCAGCACCGTCGCACGCCGGCTCATGCCGGATCGCTTGCTGGACAGCGTGATCGAGGCCCGCACCAACAGGTTGATACGAGCCGGATCCACGCAGGTTGCAGGCCGGGCAACCGGGGCGGTAACGCCCCTCACGGCGGGCACGCCAGGCGGGTGA
- a CDS encoding PaaI family thioesterase — MTDQIVEMMNANLASTIPIADKMGLKIVEARRGFAAASVPVEGNGNHFGVIYAGVQFTVAEILGGIIALSTFDTSKFFPLVKNVDITFVSMATTPLRAEASLDDETIARVAAEAAERGKANYTLEAVVSDANGTVVATTRGLYQLRAHNR; from the coding sequence GTGACTGACCAGATCGTCGAGATGATGAATGCCAATCTGGCATCGACCATTCCGATTGCCGACAAGATGGGGCTGAAGATCGTCGAGGCACGGCGCGGCTTTGCCGCCGCCAGTGTCCCGGTCGAGGGCAACGGAAACCATTTCGGCGTCATCTACGCCGGTGTGCAGTTCACCGTCGCCGAAATTCTGGGCGGCATCATCGCGCTCTCCACCTTCGATACGAGCAAGTTCTTTCCGTTGGTGAAGAACGTCGACATCACCTTCGTCAGTATGGCCACGACTCCGTTACGCGCCGAGGCGTCGCTGGACGACGAAACGATTGCCCGCGTCGCGGCCGAGGCGGCAGAACGCGGCAAGGCCAATTACACCCTTGAGGCCGTCGTCAGCGACGCTAACGGCACGGTCGTCGCCACCACCCGAGGGCTCTATCAACTTCGCGCACACAACCGTTAA